In one Chitinophaga sancti genomic region, the following are encoded:
- a CDS encoding SIR2 family protein: protein MSFHDPIRQSKYLRQTLSQDKKPVGFFVSAGCPLAVAMPDKEWPLIPDVSGLTKYIKEQIDKETEEIPQTKRSLAYSYSKLIEEVIKTGKAIPTIEDILSFLRGMMQISKGASDIRGFGESELADLEKLVCKKIAEKLDVNLPDNKTPYHKLAKWVNNIERDTPIEIFTTNYDLLMEEAFESLKVPYFDGFVGTRFPFFDLRAVEDGVIPNHWTRLWKIHGSINWYLRENKDVYRSTSLNGTDSYIIHPSHLKYDQSRKMPYLALIDRLNKFLRQNSAVLIMSGYSFSDEHLNDTILNALRANPTAMVIALLFGNLTTIKEEEDKEDKIVVTTTNNYEKATELAENRSNLSIWTFDEAIIGGLRAKWKPTKSEYDAEENIANAVKQKLIPIKDSEGKDTEEKIVKYEFLLGDFAVLGDFLQELIGKEQFKIKQDGV, encoded by the coding sequence ATGAGCTTTCATGATCCAATTCGTCAATCCAAATATCTAAGGCAGACATTATCACAAGATAAGAAGCCTGTAGGTTTTTTCGTATCAGCAGGATGTCCTTTAGCTGTAGCTATGCCTGATAAAGAATGGCCTTTAATACCTGATGTTTCAGGGTTGACCAAATACATTAAAGAGCAAATCGACAAGGAAACAGAGGAAATACCGCAGACAAAGCGGAGTTTAGCTTACAGTTATTCAAAGTTGATTGAAGAAGTTATTAAAACTGGAAAAGCCATTCCAACGATAGAAGATATCCTGAGTTTTTTAAGAGGAATGATGCAGATTTCAAAAGGAGCATCAGATATTAGAGGATTTGGAGAATCTGAATTAGCAGATCTGGAAAAATTAGTGTGCAAGAAAATTGCTGAAAAGCTGGACGTTAATTTGCCTGATAACAAAACACCATATCACAAATTAGCGAAATGGGTAAATAATATTGAGCGTGACACACCAATTGAAATATTTACAACAAATTATGATCTATTGATGGAAGAAGCTTTTGAATCATTAAAGGTTCCCTATTTCGATGGTTTTGTTGGAACTCGCTTTCCATTTTTTGACTTAAGAGCAGTTGAAGATGGAGTAATACCTAATCATTGGACAAGGCTTTGGAAAATACATGGCTCAATCAATTGGTATTTAAGGGAGAATAAGGATGTATATCGTTCAACAAGTCTCAATGGAACAGATTCTTACATTATTCATCCGTCTCATTTAAAATACGATCAAAGTCGAAAGATGCCATATTTAGCCTTAATTGATAGACTAAATAAATTTCTAAGGCAGAATTCAGCGGTCCTTATAATGTCTGGATATTCTTTCAGCGATGAACATTTAAACGATACAATTCTAAACGCTTTACGTGCTAATCCAACTGCAATGGTTATTGCATTATTATTTGGGAATCTCACCACAATCAAGGAAGAAGAGGATAAAGAAGACAAAATTGTTGTTACAACCACTAATAATTATGAAAAGGCAACTGAGTTAGCAGAAAACAGATCCAATTTGAGTATATGGACTTTTGATGAGGCGATAATTGGAGGACTAAGGGCAAAATGGAAACCTACTAAATCTGAATACGATGCCGAAGAGAATATAGCAAATGCTGTGAAACAAAAATTAATACCTATTAAAGATAGCGAAGGAAAAGACACCGAAGAGAAAATAGTGAAATATGAATTCCTACTGGGAGATTTCGCAGTATTAGGAGATTTTCTTCAGGAGCTAATTGGTAAGGAACAATTTAAAATAAAGCAAGATGGCGTTTAA
- a CDS encoding AAA family ATPase, whose product MKILAIRIKNLASLEGITEIDFTQEPLCSAGIFSITGPTGAGKSTILDALCLALYAKTPRYKQAESGVDIYDVQGASISQNDVRGILRDGTAEGFAEVDFVGVDNQPYRATWIVRRARNRADGNLQAFDVVLKNISTNSPVPGRKTELLTEIERLVGLSFEQFTRSVLLAQGDFTAFLKAGKDEKSALLEKLTGTHIYSEISRRIYENHREQAQQLRDLNTQREGIQTMTSEELTSLQEQKNTVEKAIKAQEKLLIELSKEISWHEQLNILQSRLDAAKLDSEQTFAVKQEAIPREQQLQQIVSVQSVRPVVAQLSTVQGQINAKKVSLEQIRVQLDALQQKKDALDITLQQAEDNLTARIEEEEAALPLLNEAKTLDVQLAEKERQISQAQTEFNTASQKLQQQQQQLTQKQLDADHLESKVKELQQWNESNTARQPIAEQYSLIISKLNDAGILLNTQQSRLSLVLAAEEEIKAKEQDRQRLSNEYTTLQTSLQQDRQEYESQKKEFSVIPIASLDQEKSTLDEIIEDIIAAEAHWKILSSAIIEQATITEQLEENRKQLKADLEQLGNTKALLETNVTQRNTSLSMLEKARLAAAENVESLRTKLVADEPCPVCGSTSHPYAGHNTQLDHVLKELEISHQKIETAYTDSLTTHSRLTQVCDQLNKAIANQEKDLSLKEKSVKQLEEIWGRFKINALASSIAFDERATWLHQKLQQEKDQQRELRDTILSYNNKKEQLEKQKGMLDESDKQLTYIANALKDTERTLKSLEEQRDNHKLEREKAQTGLENIQQHLAVYFTSEQWFQHWKNDPDKFVLQIQEFAAQWKHNIQQLEEGLRQQDLLAATLKGIQEQLVHLSEETSQKEQTLLKIREQWNDLSGKRKAIFNGAPISVIEKAFKDEITKARQVLDQQKSEKEILLASLTRTTTQYEETGKELSVHSEQETSFKEQIQDWLNSYNQQHSTSLSKIELDRLLSFTPDWIEKERLALRAIDDAVTQAKSVLAEREQNLDKHRQERMSERTAEELITLHTEAKLHQEQNNQTSNEITFRLREDATNKQRIGTLLQSIETQSLVVDNWSKLNEVIGSADGKKFRQIAQEYTLDVLLSYANVHLAILSKRYVLQRIPNSLGLQVLDQDMGDEIRTVYSLSGGESFLVSLALALGLASLSSSRMKVESLFIDEGFGSLDPATLNIAMDALERLHNQGRKVGVISHVQEMTERIPVQIRVSKQQNGKSKVHVEEM is encoded by the coding sequence ATGAAAATACTTGCCATTCGCATAAAAAACCTTGCTTCACTGGAAGGTATTACTGAAATTGACTTCACACAGGAACCACTTTGTTCTGCCGGAATCTTTTCTATTACTGGTCCTACCGGGGCAGGTAAGTCTACTATATTAGATGCATTGTGCCTGGCACTTTATGCCAAAACGCCGAGATACAAGCAAGCTGAGAGTGGCGTTGACATATACGATGTACAGGGAGCTTCCATCAGCCAGAATGATGTACGTGGTATACTGCGGGATGGTACAGCAGAAGGGTTTGCTGAAGTAGATTTTGTTGGGGTAGATAACCAGCCTTATCGCGCGACCTGGATAGTAAGACGAGCACGAAACAGGGCTGATGGAAACTTGCAGGCCTTTGACGTGGTGCTTAAAAACATCAGTACCAATTCACCTGTTCCGGGAAGAAAAACTGAACTGCTGACAGAAATTGAGCGCCTGGTGGGATTAAGCTTTGAACAATTTACCCGTTCTGTATTGCTGGCGCAGGGTGACTTTACAGCCTTTTTAAAGGCAGGAAAGGACGAAAAATCAGCACTCTTAGAAAAACTCACAGGTACGCACATCTATTCTGAAATATCCAGGCGCATTTATGAAAATCATAGGGAGCAGGCGCAGCAACTACGGGATCTTAATACACAACGGGAAGGGATACAAACAATGACCAGTGAAGAGTTAACTTCCCTGCAAGAACAAAAGAACACAGTTGAAAAAGCCATAAAAGCCCAGGAAAAGTTACTGATTGAATTAAGCAAAGAGATTTCCTGGCATGAACAATTAAACATCCTGCAATCCAGATTAGATGCTGCAAAACTTGACAGTGAACAGACCTTTGCGGTTAAACAGGAAGCCATTCCCCGCGAACAGCAACTACAGCAGATTGTGAGTGTGCAATCAGTAAGACCGGTAGTTGCCCAATTAAGTACTGTACAAGGTCAAATCAATGCGAAGAAAGTCAGCCTGGAACAAATTAGGGTCCAGCTAGATGCATTACAACAAAAAAAAGACGCGCTGGATATTACGCTACAACAAGCAGAGGATAACCTCACAGCAAGAATAGAGGAAGAAGAGGCAGCTTTGCCACTTTTAAATGAGGCAAAGACACTGGATGTGCAATTGGCAGAAAAAGAACGCCAGATATCCCAGGCACAAACAGAGTTTAATACTGCCAGCCAAAAGTTGCAACAGCAGCAACAACAACTTACGCAGAAACAACTTGATGCAGACCATTTAGAAAGTAAGGTTAAAGAGTTGCAACAATGGAACGAAAGCAACACTGCCCGGCAGCCCATTGCGGAACAATATAGTCTTATTATATCTAAGCTAAATGATGCAGGTATTTTGCTTAATACCCAACAAAGCCGTTTATCTCTCGTGCTTGCCGCGGAGGAAGAAATTAAGGCGAAAGAGCAGGACCGGCAGCGATTGAGCAATGAATATACAACCCTTCAGACATCATTACAGCAGGACAGGCAAGAATATGAAAGTCAGAAAAAAGAGTTTTCTGTAATTCCTATTGCCAGTTTAGACCAGGAAAAAAGTACCCTTGATGAAATAATTGAAGACATTATTGCAGCAGAAGCGCACTGGAAAATACTAAGCAGCGCAATTATAGAACAAGCTACTATTACAGAACAACTTGAAGAAAACAGGAAACAACTAAAAGCAGATCTCGAACAACTTGGTAATACGAAAGCATTACTTGAAACTAACGTAACACAGCGAAATACTTCATTAAGTATGCTGGAAAAAGCCCGCCTGGCTGCGGCAGAAAACGTTGAAAGTTTGCGCACAAAACTGGTAGCTGATGAACCTTGTCCTGTTTGTGGAAGTACTTCTCATCCTTATGCCGGGCATAATACCCAACTGGATCATGTGCTTAAAGAGTTGGAAATAAGCCATCAGAAAATAGAAACAGCCTATACAGACAGCCTTACTACACATAGCCGTCTGACGCAGGTATGCGATCAATTAAATAAAGCGATAGCCAATCAGGAGAAAGATCTTTCACTAAAAGAAAAATCTGTTAAGCAGTTAGAAGAAATATGGGGCAGGTTTAAAATAAATGCTTTGGCTTCATCCATAGCCTTTGACGAAAGAGCAACATGGCTACACCAAAAACTACAACAAGAAAAAGACCAGCAACGTGAGTTACGGGATACAATATTGTCTTATAATAATAAAAAAGAGCAGCTGGAAAAGCAAAAAGGCATGCTTGATGAATCTGACAAGCAGCTTACCTACATTGCTAATGCGTTAAAGGATACTGAAAGAACACTAAAATCTCTGGAGGAGCAACGAGATAATCATAAACTGGAAAGAGAAAAAGCACAGACTGGTCTTGAAAATATTCAGCAACATCTTGCTGTTTATTTTACCTCTGAACAATGGTTCCAACACTGGAAAAATGATCCTGATAAATTTGTACTACAGATCCAGGAGTTTGCAGCGCAATGGAAACACAACATCCAACAATTAGAAGAAGGCTTACGGCAACAGGACCTACTAGCTGCCACGTTGAAAGGTATACAGGAACAACTAGTTCATCTATCAGAAGAAACAAGTCAAAAAGAGCAAACGCTATTAAAAATACGGGAACAATGGAACGATCTTTCAGGGAAAAGGAAAGCTATTTTTAATGGAGCGCCTATATCAGTTATAGAAAAAGCTTTCAAGGACGAAATTACTAAAGCCCGGCAGGTATTGGATCAACAAAAATCAGAAAAAGAAATTCTGCTGGCTAGTCTCACCCGTACCACAACTCAGTATGAAGAAACAGGAAAAGAACTATCTGTACATTCAGAACAGGAAACATCCTTTAAAGAGCAAATTCAAGACTGGCTCAATTCTTACAATCAGCAACATTCAACCAGCCTATCAAAAATTGAATTAGATCGCTTATTGTCTTTCACGCCGGATTGGATAGAAAAAGAGCGCTTAGCACTACGTGCCATAGATGATGCCGTAACCCAAGCGAAATCAGTATTGGCTGAGCGGGAACAGAATTTAGATAAGCATCGACAAGAAAGGATGTCAGAACGCACAGCTGAAGAACTGATAACATTACATACAGAAGCCAAATTACACCAAGAGCAAAATAATCAGACCAGTAACGAAATAACCTTTCGACTTCGCGAAGATGCTACTAATAAGCAACGCATAGGAACGCTCTTACAATCTATAGAAACCCAATCATTGGTAGTAGATAATTGGTCAAAACTGAATGAGGTTATTGGTTCTGCGGACGGGAAGAAATTCCGCCAGATCGCCCAGGAATATACACTGGATGTATTGCTAAGTTATGCGAATGTTCATTTAGCCATTTTAAGTAAACGCTACGTCTTACAACGTATACCCAATTCGCTAGGTTTACAGGTGTTAGATCAGGATATGGGTGATGAAATACGTACTGTGTATTCTCTTTCTGGTGGAGAATCTTTTCTTGTATCGCTGGCACTTGCGTTAGGGCTGGCATCGCTTTCTTCCAGCCGTATGAAAGTGGAATCCTTGTTTATTGATGAAGGATTTGGATCGCTAGATCCGGCAACACTAAATATAGCAATGGATGCATTAGAGCGCCTGCATAATCAGGGGCGCAAGGTTGGAGTGATTTCCCATGTACAGGAAATGACGGAACGAATACCGGTGCAGATAAGAGTTAGCAAGCAGCAGAATGGAAAGAGTAAGGTGCATGTTGAAGAAATGTAA
- a CDS encoding exonuclease SbcCD subunit D translates to MKLLHTADWHIGQLFHEYDRTYEHQQFLNWLVETLTNEQIDVLLISGDVFDLSNPSANALKMFYTFLNRAVKSNPALQIVVTAGNHDSASRLESPTPLLESSNIHIVGLVEKDAEGNFVYGKLTIPLKDKQGNIKGWCLAIPFLRMGDYPVIADCENPYTEGVTALYKDAYDYALENKQPGQAIIAMGHLHAQQAEITEQDKTERLIMGGVECISASAFHEDIKYVALGHIHKAQRIGGKEHVRYCGSPLPMSFSEINYNHQVIVFELNDESITALTAIAVPVVIPLLRSPAVHSKLTEVITALEQLPNSNSQAEPAPYLEVRVLLDGPEPALRHKVETSLAGKHVRLAKIDVRYASLTTTDTQPEIVASQNLNDLQPLEVFSKVYQSKYNNTVPPELLQMFNAIAQEATLTD, encoded by the coding sequence ATGAAATTGCTGCATACCGCCGATTGGCATATCGGCCAATTATTCCATGAGTATGATCGAACCTACGAGCATCAACAATTTTTAAATTGGCTGGTAGAAACCCTGACCAATGAGCAAATAGACGTATTGCTTATCAGTGGAGATGTATTTGATCTCTCTAACCCCTCTGCCAATGCGCTAAAAATGTTTTATACGTTTTTAAATCGCGCAGTCAAGAGCAATCCTGCGTTGCAAATCGTAGTTACAGCCGGGAACCATGATTCTGCATCCCGTTTAGAATCTCCCACCCCATTGCTGGAATCCTCTAACATACATATTGTCGGACTGGTAGAAAAAGATGCAGAAGGAAACTTTGTTTACGGAAAATTGACTATACCTCTAAAAGACAAGCAAGGTAATATAAAGGGCTGGTGCCTGGCTATACCTTTTTTGCGGATGGGAGATTACCCGGTAATTGCAGATTGTGAAAATCCATATACAGAAGGTGTTACGGCCTTATATAAAGACGCTTATGACTACGCACTTGAAAATAAACAGCCCGGACAAGCAATTATTGCGATGGGGCATTTACATGCGCAACAGGCGGAAATAACGGAGCAGGATAAAACGGAAAGGCTGATAATGGGTGGCGTGGAATGCATCTCTGCTTCAGCTTTCCATGAGGATATTAAATATGTAGCATTAGGCCATATTCACAAAGCACAACGAATTGGTGGAAAAGAACATGTTCGCTATTGCGGTAGCCCACTCCCCATGTCCTTCTCTGAAATTAATTATAACCACCAGGTAATTGTTTTTGAGCTAAACGACGAAAGCATTACTGCACTAACCGCCATTGCGGTACCAGTAGTAATTCCCTTATTACGTTCACCCGCTGTGCATAGCAAACTTACTGAAGTAATTACCGCATTAGAGCAGTTGCCAAATAGCAATAGTCAGGCTGAACCAGCACCTTACCTTGAAGTAAGAGTGTTGCTGGATGGCCCGGAGCCAGCTCTCCGGCATAAAGTAGAAACGTCTTTGGCCGGGAAACATGTGCGTTTAGCAAAAATAGATGTCAGATACGCCAGTTTAACAACTACTGATACTCAACCTGAAATAGTGGCAAGTCAAAATTTGAATGACTTACAACCGCTTGAAGTTTTCTCCAAAGTATACCAATCAAAATATAACAATACTGTACCACCAGAATTGCTTCAAATGTTCAATGCAATCGCTCAGGAAGCAACCCTAACCGATTAA